A stretch of the Psychroserpens sp. Hel_I_66 genome encodes the following:
- a CDS encoding SDR family oxidoreductase yields MNLELNNKYALVCGSTAGIGKATAMALAEEGAIITLIARNEDKLKTTLAELPQHRNHDYIVADFSNPQELKSKVGAYIKEHHGFHILVNNTGGPAGGPIFSAEIEEFENAFTQHLKCNHVLAQTVVPFMKEEGYGRIINVISTSVKQPLDGLGVSNTIRGAVANWSKTLANELGQFGITVNNVLPGATGTERLTEIIKNKSAKSGNTEEKSANAMKNAVPAKRFAKPEELADAITFLASERAGYINGINLPVDGGRTKSL; encoded by the coding sequence ATGAATCTAGAACTAAACAATAAATACGCATTAGTATGCGGTAGTACAGCAGGAATAGGAAAAGCAACAGCAATGGCTTTAGCTGAAGAAGGTGCCATAATAACATTAATCGCCAGAAATGAAGACAAGCTAAAAACTACGCTTGCAGAGTTACCTCAACATAGAAATCACGATTACATTGTTGCCGATTTTTCAAATCCGCAAGAACTAAAATCAAAAGTTGGCGCTTACATTAAAGAGCATCATGGATTCCATATCTTGGTAAATAATACAGGTGGCCCAGCTGGAGGACCTATTTTTTCTGCGGAAATCGAAGAGTTTGAAAATGCATTTACACAACATTTAAAATGTAACCACGTATTGGCGCAAACAGTTGTTCCGTTTATGAAAGAAGAAGGCTACGGAAGAATTATAAACGTCATTTCTACATCTGTAAAGCAACCTTTGGATGGTTTGGGAGTAAGTAACACGATTAGAGGTGCTGTTGCCAATTGGAGCAAAACCTTAGCCAATGAACTTGGTCAATTTGGTATTACGGTAAACAATGTACTACCTGGAGCCACAGGAACTGAACGCTTAACGGAAATCATTAAAAACAAATCTGCCAAATCTGGAAACACAGAGGAAAAATCTGCAAATGCCATGAAAAATGCTGTACCTGCAAAACGTTTTGCAAAACCAGAGGAACTGGCAGATGCGATTACATTTTTGGCAAGTGAACGAGCTGGTTACATTAATGGCATCAATCTCCCTGTTGATGGTGGACGTACAAAAAGTTTGTAA
- a CDS encoding aldehyde dehydrogenase, with amino-acid sequence MNIKNYINGNFHNPIQDNWLDNYNPSNGEVYGQIPDSTKEDVENAYKAAKSAFTQWSQTTIDERSRILIKISELLEANLQRFAEAESKDNGKPVSLAKTVDIPRAASNFRFFGNAITQFASESHESVGQQAINFTLRQPIGVVGCISPWNLPLYLFTWKIAPALAAGNCVVAKPSEVTPMTAYLLGEICNEAGLPKGVLNIVHGLGTTTGQAIIEHPDIKAISFTGGTATGAHIAKVAAPMFKKLSLELGGKNPNIIFADCDYDDMLATTVRSSFANQGQICLCGSRIFVEQSIYEKFKTDFVKKVKALKVGHPSKSDTNIGALVSKSHLEKVKEYIQIAKDENGTILCGGKEVTVKGFENGYYLEPTVIEVQSDDCRVNQEEIFGPVVTIMPFSSEENVLQMANKVKYGLSATLWTNDLKRTMRMSNQLQAGIVWVNTWMLRDLRTPFGGVKASGVGREGGFEALRFFTEAKNVCIKY; translated from the coding sequence ATGAACATCAAAAACTACATCAACGGAAATTTCCACAATCCAATTCAAGACAATTGGCTGGACAACTACAACCCATCTAACGGTGAGGTTTACGGTCAAATTCCAGACTCAACAAAAGAGGATGTAGAAAATGCATATAAAGCTGCCAAATCTGCATTTACGCAGTGGTCGCAAACTACAATAGACGAGCGCAGTCGCATTCTCATCAAAATTTCCGAATTACTAGAAGCCAACTTACAGCGTTTCGCAGAAGCAGAAAGCAAAGACAATGGCAAACCTGTGTCCTTGGCCAAAACAGTTGATATTCCAAGAGCAGCAAGTAATTTTCGTTTCTTCGGAAACGCAATCACTCAATTTGCTAGCGAAAGCCATGAAAGCGTTGGCCAACAAGCCATCAACTTCACCTTACGCCAACCCATTGGCGTCGTAGGTTGTATTTCACCATGGAATCTCCCACTCTACTTATTCACCTGGAAAATCGCCCCAGCACTAGCAGCGGGAAATTGCGTCGTCGCCAAACCAAGTGAAGTCACACCAATGACCGCATATTTGTTGGGAGAGATTTGTAATGAAGCTGGACTCCCAAAAGGCGTTCTAAATATTGTTCACGGTTTAGGCACCACCACTGGTCAAGCTATTATTGAGCATCCAGATATTAAAGCTATTTCGTTTACAGGAGGCACTGCAACAGGTGCACATATTGCAAAAGTAGCTGCACCAATGTTTAAAAAATTATCTTTAGAATTGGGCGGGAAAAACCCAAATATCATTTTTGCAGACTGTGATTATGACGATATGCTGGCAACAACCGTTCGGTCATCTTTTGCCAATCAAGGTCAGATTTGTCTCTGCGGAAGTCGGATTTTTGTAGAACAGTCTATTTACGAAAAATTTAAAACAGATTTTGTCAAAAAAGTAAAAGCACTTAAAGTTGGGCATCCATCAAAAAGCGATACCAATATTGGAGCACTGGTTTCAAAATCACACTTAGAAAAAGTAAAAGAATACATCCAAATCGCCAAAGATGAAAACGGAACAATTTTATGTGGAGGAAAAGAAGTTACCGTTAAAGGTTTCGAAAATGGGTACTACTTAGAACCAACGGTCATTGAAGTTCAAAGTGACGACTGTAGAGTCAACCAAGAAGAAATTTTTGGACCTGTCGTTACTATTATGCCTTTTTCTTCGGAAGAAAACGTATTGCAAATGGCAAACAAAGTCAAATACGGACTCTCAGCAACGCTCTGGACCAACGACCTCAAGCGCACCATGCGCATGAGCAACCAATTACAAGCAGGAATCGTTTGGGTAAACACGTGGATGCTTCGAGATCTACGAACCCCTTTTGGCGGTGTGAAAGCAAGTGGAGTTGGTCGAGAAGGTGGTTTTGAAGCGTTGCGCTTTTTTACAGAGGCTAAAAATGTTTGTATAAAATATTAA
- a CDS encoding RidA family protein — translation MSNKKDETPASAGTNVTPRGAYPHFKQVGDFIFVSGTSSRRADNTIAGVDVIDEMGTKRLNAYSQTQEVLKNIEKNLAKVGASLKDVVDVTSFLVNMNDFADYNKAYAEFFEKETGPTRTTVAVHQLPHPDLVVEIKVMAYKPTPARAGIH, via the coding sequence ATGAGTAATAAAAAAGATGAAACTCCTGCTTCCGCAGGAACTAATGTAACACCAAGAGGAGCATATCCACACTTTAAACAGGTAGGCGATTTCATTTTCGTATCGGGCACAAGTTCTCGTAGAGCAGACAATACCATTGCTGGTGTAGATGTCATTGACGAAATGGGAACCAAACGATTAAACGCCTATTCTCAAACGCAAGAAGTTTTAAAAAATATAGAAAAAAACTTAGCAAAAGTTGGAGCCAGTTTAAAAGATGTTGTAGATGTGACTTCCTTTTTAGTAAACATGAATGATTTTGCAGATTACAACAAAGCTTACGCAGAATTCTTTGAAAAAGAAACCGGACCAACGCGCACAACCGTTGCTGTTCACCAATTGCCACATCCAGATTTAGTGGTTGAGATTAAGGTAATGGCTTATAAGCCAACTCCTGCTAGAGCGGGAATTCATTAA
- a CDS encoding FAD-dependent oxidoreductase yields the protein MNRKQNILIIGAGLCGSLLALRLGQRGYNVTVYEMRPDLRKTDISAGRSINLAFSDRGNKAMKLVGIEDKVEALCIPMNGRMLHDREGNTFLSNYSGRDHEYINSISRGELNALLLTEAEKHDNVTIHFNKKCKSVDFENTTAHFQDYNTKEEFIEDADCIIATDGAGSALRKSYYLERKFLFSFSQDYLTHGYKELSILPTETGDYKTYKNALHIWPRGDFMVIALPNLDGSFTVTLFLSYAEGEYNFNNLTTPEIVTEFFQKEFPDALELMPNLVEDFFENPTAPLGTVKCSPWHYKGNTLLMGDSAHAIVPFYGQGMNASFEDVVEFDQVLDENKEADWETIFSKYEKTRKPNTDAIADLAIDNFHEMKDHVGQAIFQEKRKIEMALEKEFPEDYSSKYSLVTFNEDIGYRQAMLRGRAQDKAILNLLSDGNISTEMIETNLKTVLDKVETATDAILEDDKIAGLH from the coding sequence ATTAACAGAAAACAAAACATACTAATCATTGGCGCAGGTCTCTGCGGAAGCTTACTCGCATTAAGATTAGGCCAACGTGGCTATAACGTCACTGTCTATGAAATGCGTCCAGATCTTCGTAAGACAGATATTTCCGCAGGAAGGTCTATAAATTTAGCATTTTCAGATCGTGGTAACAAAGCCATGAAACTCGTTGGGATTGAAGATAAAGTTGAAGCCTTGTGCATCCCAATGAACGGTCGCATGCTCCATGACAGAGAAGGCAATACGTTTTTATCAAATTACAGCGGTCGCGATCATGAATATATTAATTCCATTTCTAGGGGCGAACTTAATGCACTGCTTCTCACCGAAGCAGAAAAACATGATAACGTAACCATTCACTTTAATAAAAAGTGCAAATCGGTAGATTTTGAAAACACCACAGCTCATTTTCAAGATTATAACACAAAAGAAGAATTTATTGAAGATGCAGATTGTATCATCGCAACAGATGGTGCAGGTTCTGCACTGCGCAAAAGTTACTATTTAGAACGCAAATTCCTATTCAGTTTTTCACAAGACTATTTAACCCATGGTTATAAGGAATTATCGATTCTTCCTACGGAAACCGGAGACTACAAAACTTATAAAAATGCATTACACATTTGGCCAAGAGGTGATTTTATGGTCATTGCACTTCCAAATTTAGACGGAAGCTTTACAGTAACCCTATTTTTAAGTTATGCGGAAGGTGAGTATAATTTCAACAATCTCACCACTCCAGAAATAGTAACCGAGTTTTTCCAAAAAGAATTTCCAGATGCTCTAGAACTCATGCCTAACCTTGTTGAAGATTTCTTCGAAAATCCAACAGCACCTTTAGGCACTGTAAAATGCTCGCCATGGCATTATAAAGGCAACACATTGTTGATGGGAGATTCCGCACATGCGATTGTTCCCTTTTACGGACAAGGCATGAACGCATCCTTTGAGGATGTAGTAGAATTTGATCAGGTTTTAGACGAAAATAAAGAGGCAGACTGGGAAACGATTTTCAGCAAATATGAAAAAACCCGTAAACCAAATACAGATGCCATTGCAGATTTAGCTATAGATAATTTTCATGAAATGAAAGATCATGTTGGTCAGGCGATATTTCAGGAAAAACGTAAAATAGAAATGGCTTTAGAGAAAGAGTTTCCAGAGGATTACTCTTCAAAATACAGTTTGGTTACCTTTAATGAAGATATTGGTTATAGACAAGCCATGCTAAGAGGACGAGCTCAGGATAAAGCTATTTTGAATTTACTCTCAGATGGAAATATCTCAACCGAAATGATTGAAACCAACTTAAAAACTGTATTGGACAAAGTTGAAACAGCAACCGATGCCATTTTAGAAGACGATAAAATTGCTGGACTGCACTGA
- the kynU gene encoding kynureninase yields the protein MSNYKLGLEFAEKLDQNDELSHFRKQFHIPKDNKGNELIYMTGNSLGLQPKITKDYINQELEDWANLGVEGHTEAKNPWLHYHEFLTDNMAKIIGAKPIEVVVMNSLTANLHFMMVSFYRPTPERYKILIEADAFPSDKYAVESQLRHHGYDDKDGLILWKARKGEELANYKDLENILKEHGDEIALVMIGGVNYYTGQFFDLKRIAALGHKHGCVVGFDCAHGAGNVQLNLHESGADFAVWCSYKYLNSGPGSLSGAFVHERHANNKDLNRFTGWWSHNKKTRFKMRDEFDQLPGAEGWQLSNPPILSMAAIRASLDVFEKAGFDNLCEKSKQLSGYFEFLINELNNSDIKIITPNNPTERGCQLSIQVKNADKSLHSKLTEAGIITDWREPDVIRCAPVPLYNSFMDVYGFVERLKIILNA from the coding sequence TTGTCAAACTATAAATTAGGTCTAGAATTTGCAGAAAAATTAGACCAAAATGACGAATTATCACATTTCAGAAAACAATTTCATATCCCAAAAGACAATAAGGGAAATGAACTTATTTACATGACCGGAAATTCTCTAGGCCTACAGCCCAAAATCACAAAAGATTACATCAACCAAGAATTAGAAGATTGGGCTAATCTAGGAGTTGAGGGACATACCGAGGCTAAAAACCCCTGGTTACATTACCATGAGTTTCTAACTGATAATATGGCAAAAATTATTGGTGCCAAACCAATTGAAGTTGTAGTGATGAATTCTCTTACAGCAAATCTTCATTTTATGATGGTGAGCTTTTATAGGCCAACACCTGAGCGTTATAAAATTCTAATTGAGGCAGACGCTTTTCCTAGTGATAAATATGCAGTAGAATCGCAATTGCGTCATCATGGTTATGATGACAAAGATGGTTTGATTCTTTGGAAAGCAAGAAAAGGTGAAGAACTCGCTAATTATAAAGATTTAGAAAATATCTTAAAAGAACATGGCGACGAGATTGCTTTGGTAATGATTGGTGGTGTTAATTATTATACCGGTCAGTTTTTTGATTTAAAACGAATTGCAGCACTTGGTCATAAGCATGGGTGTGTAGTTGGTTTTGATTGTGCCCATGGCGCAGGAAACGTCCAATTAAATCTCCATGAGTCTGGAGCAGACTTTGCAGTTTGGTGCAGTTATAAATATTTAAATTCAGGACCAGGAAGTTTATCTGGCGCCTTTGTGCATGAGCGACACGCAAACAATAAAGATCTCAACAGATTTACTGGTTGGTGGTCCCACAATAAGAAAACACGTTTTAAAATGCGTGATGAGTTTGACCAATTACCAGGAGCAGAAGGCTGGCAACTAAGCAATCCGCCAATATTGTCAATGGCAGCGATTAGAGCATCATTAGATGTTTTTGAAAAAGCAGGATTTGATAATCTTTGTGAAAAGTCTAAGCAACTATCAGGCTATTTTGAATTCTTGATTAATGAGCTTAATAATTCAGATATAAAAATCATAACACCTAACAATCCTACTGAGCGTGGCTGCCAACTCTCGATACAAGTAAAAAACGCAGATAAAAGTTTACATAGTAAACTTACTGAAGCTGGAATCATAACAGATTGGCGAGAGCCAGATGTGATTAGATGTGCTCCCGTACCACTTTATAATTCGTTTATGGATGTGTACGGATTTGTGGAGCGATTGAAAATAATATTGAATGCATAG
- a CDS encoding (4Fe-4S)-binding protein — MGKTKEYSNGEVTITWQPEKCIHSGICVRGLGDVFKPKEKPWIKIDAAKTDALVNQVKACPSGALGYYMNGEDDNESEQMETKIEVLKDGPLLVYGTLKVTHKDGNEEVKNKTTAFCRCGASQNKPYCDGTHVTDGFKD; from the coding sequence ATGGGAAAGACTAAAGAATATAGCAATGGAGAGGTTACAATCACTTGGCAACCAGAAAAATGTATCCATTCTGGGATTTGTGTAAGGGGCTTGGGAGATGTATTCAAGCCTAAAGAAAAACCTTGGATTAAAATTGACGCAGCCAAAACAGATGCGCTTGTAAACCAAGTAAAGGCTTGTCCCTCTGGTGCATTAGGTTATTATATGAATGGTGAGGATGATAACGAATCTGAGCAAATGGAAACTAAAATAGAAGTTCTTAAAGACGGTCCGCTTTTAGTGTATGGCACATTAAAAGTGACGCATAAAGATGGGAATGAAGAGGTGAAAAATAAAACAACAGCATTTTGTAGGTGCGGTGCATCACAAAATAAACCCTATTGTGATGGCACGCATGTTACAGACGGTTTTAAAGACTAA
- a CDS encoding class I SAM-dependent methyltransferase: MKDEHFEVNRQTWNEKVKVHAKSEMYDLEAFKKGKSSLMSYELNALGDVKHKSLLHLQCHFGQDTLSWSRLGAKCVGVDLSDEGVALASSLNDALELDAKFVCCNVLDTSKHIDDTFDIVFTSYGVIGWLPDLKPWGKMIAERLKIGGTFYMVEFHPIVWMFDYLEGKPIMKYGYMQDEAIYEEYEGTYANQDSKMISKEYGWNHGMSEIINSLIEAGLQIEYLNEYDESPYNVLPDLVETKSGNYVTKDKLYPLIFEIKATKV; the protein is encoded by the coding sequence ATGAAAGACGAGCATTTTGAAGTCAACAGGCAAACATGGAATGAGAAGGTGAAAGTACACGCCAAGAGTGAGATGTACGATTTAGAAGCTTTCAAAAAAGGAAAGTCATCTTTGATGTCCTACGAATTGAATGCTCTTGGAGATGTGAAACACAAATCACTACTGCATTTACAATGTCATTTTGGACAAGACACCTTAAGTTGGAGCAGGCTAGGAGCAAAATGTGTTGGCGTTGATCTAAGTGACGAAGGTGTAGCTTTGGCATCTTCATTAAATGATGCATTAGAGCTTGATGCAAAGTTTGTGTGCTGTAATGTTTTGGACACTTCAAAACATATAGATGACACATTTGATATCGTTTTTACAAGTTATGGCGTGATTGGTTGGTTGCCAGATTTAAAGCCTTGGGGAAAAATGATTGCAGAGCGTTTAAAAATAGGAGGAACATTTTATATGGTAGAATTTCATCCCATTGTTTGGATGTTTGATTATTTGGAAGGCAAACCAATTATGAAGTATGGCTATATGCAGGACGAAGCGATTTATGAGGAGTACGAAGGTACTTACGCCAATCAAGATTCAAAAATGATAAGCAAGGAATATGGTTGGAATCATGGTATGAGCGAAATCATAAATTCGCTTATTGAAGCTGGATTACAAATTGAGTATTTAAATGAATATGATGAAAGCCCGTATAACGTATTGCCAGATCTAGTCGAAACCAAATCTGGCAATTATGTTACTAAGGATAAATTGTATCCTCTTATTTTTGAAATTAAGGCTACTAAAGTTTAG
- the msrA gene encoding peptide-methionine (S)-S-oxide reductase MsrA, which yields MKQIISTLALIVLFSCQNNAQNNTKQQAVIDAKPIEVPLENGKAKAYFASGCFWCVEAIYESVKGVEESISGYAGGHTKNPTYELSNTGRTGHAEAVEIIYDPKVVSFETLVDVYFASQNPTQVNGQGPDNGSQYRSIIFYQNDSQKKIIEEKKAALSKKLDAKIAAEVYPFQKFWVGEDYHQNYERLHPNQSYIRNVSVPRLKRFQTKMPEVLKENAH from the coding sequence ATGAAACAAATTATATCAACTTTAGCTTTAATAGTATTATTTAGTTGCCAAAATAATGCTCAAAATAATACAAAACAACAAGCAGTTATTGATGCAAAACCAATAGAAGTTCCTTTAGAGAACGGTAAAGCAAAAGCTTACTTTGCAAGTGGTTGCTTTTGGTGTGTTGAAGCTATTTACGAAAGTGTAAAAGGTGTTGAAGAATCTATTAGCGGTTACGCTGGAGGACACACTAAGAATCCAACTTACGAATTAAGTAATACTGGAAGAACCGGTCATGCAGAAGCTGTAGAAATTATATACGATCCAAAAGTGGTTAGCTTTGAAACATTAGTAGACGTTTACTTCGCTTCACAAAACCCAACTCAAGTTAATGGTCAAGGACCAGATAATGGCTCTCAATATCGCTCAATAATTTTCTATCAAAATGATAGTCAAAAGAAAATCATAGAAGAGAAAAAAGCTGCCTTATCAAAAAAACTGGATGCTAAAATCGCTGCAGAAGTGTACCCATTTCAAAAATTTTGGGTAGGTGAAGATTATCACCAAAACTATGAAAGGTTGCACCCAAACCAAAGCTATATTAGAAACGTATCTGTGCCTAGATTAAAACGTTTTCAAACTAAAATGCCAGAGGTTTTAAAAGAAAATGCACACTAA
- a CDS encoding zinc ribbon domain-containing protein: MAKKAETSVEDRLRALYDLQLIDSRVDEIRNVRGELPLEVQDLEDEVEGLNTRLEKLATSLDLIDDQIKSKKNLIEEAKALIKKYSEQQKNVRNNREYNSLTKEVEFQELEIQLAEKHIKEFKVQIDQKKEVIDETKGRLKDRKTHLKHKRGELDAILAETQKEEEALLKKSDDFQKKLDDRLVKAYMRIRNNVKNGLAVVPIERGASGGSFFTIPPQIQVEIASRKKVITDEHSGRILVDAELAEEERTKMEKMFAKL, encoded by the coding sequence ATGGCAAAAAAAGCTGAAACATCTGTTGAAGATAGGTTAAGAGCATTGTATGATTTACAATTAATCGACTCAAGAGTAGATGAAATAAGAAATGTTAGGGGAGAATTGCCTCTAGAAGTTCAAGATTTAGAAGATGAGGTTGAAGGTTTAAATACAAGACTTGAAAAACTTGCTACTAGCCTTGATTTGATTGATGATCAAATCAAATCAAAAAAGAACTTAATTGAAGAAGCAAAAGCTTTAATTAAGAAATATAGCGAGCAGCAAAAAAATGTTAGAAATAACAGAGAATATAATTCTTTAACTAAAGAGGTTGAATTTCAAGAATTGGAAATTCAATTAGCTGAAAAGCATATTAAAGAATTTAAAGTTCAAATCGATCAAAAGAAAGAGGTTATTGATGAGACCAAAGGTCGTCTTAAAGATCGTAAAACTCACTTAAAACATAAGCGTGGAGAGTTGGATGCTATTTTAGCCGAAACTCAAAAAGAAGAAGAGGCTTTACTTAAAAAATCTGATGATTTCCAAAAGAAATTAGACGATCGTTTAGTTAAGGCTTACATGCGTATTAGAAATAATGTAAAAAATGGATTAGCAGTTGTTCCTATTGAAAGAGGTGCATCTGGAGGATCGTTCTTTACCATACCGCCACAAATTCAAGTTGAAATTGCATCCCGTAAAAAAGTTATTACAGATGAGCATAGTGGAAGAATTCTTGTTGATGCTGAGTTAGCAGAAGAAGAAAGAACAAAAATGGAAAAAATGTTTGCTAAACTATAA
- a CDS encoding Nif3-like dinuclear metal center hexameric protein: MIVQEVTNYLEELAPLAYAEDFDNVGLLVGDKKTKVTGILVTLDTLETVVDEAIEKNCNLIISFHPIIFKGLKSLTGKNYVERTVLKAIKNDIAIYAIHTALDNVFKGVNDIICDTLGLINKKILIPQEGTIKKLTTYVPLGNANTLRSQLFKAGAGNIGNYDQCSFNTEGKGTYRGNENSNPTLGEKGELHEEKEVQISVTFNKHIESKLLATLFKNHPYEEVAFEVTTLDNYDQHIGIGMVGDLKEIQDTMKFLDFVKGKMNVSSIRHSEISKQSIKKVAVLGGSGSFAISAAKRAGADVLITADLKYHDFFSAENDIILADIGHYESEQFTKNFLVDYLSKKITNFAVVLSTTNTNPVKYL; this comes from the coding sequence ATGATAGTTCAAGAGGTCACAAACTATTTAGAAGAATTAGCGCCTTTAGCCTATGCCGAAGATTTTGATAATGTGGGTTTGCTTGTAGGAGATAAAAAAACTAAGGTTACGGGTATTTTGGTGACTTTAGACACCCTAGAAACGGTGGTTGATGAGGCTATCGAAAAAAACTGCAATCTCATTATAAGCTTTCACCCTATTATCTTTAAAGGCTTAAAATCGCTCACAGGTAAAAATTATGTAGAGCGTACGGTTTTAAAAGCCATTAAAAATGATATTGCTATTTATGCTATCCACACTGCTCTGGACAACGTCTTTAAAGGCGTCAACGATATAATATGTGATACTTTGGGATTGATCAACAAGAAAATTTTGATTCCGCAGGAAGGCACAATTAAAAAATTGACAACTTATGTTCCCCTCGGAAATGCAAATACCCTAAGATCTCAACTCTTTAAAGCTGGAGCTGGCAATATTGGCAATTATGACCAATGCAGCTTCAATACTGAAGGCAAGGGAACGTACAGAGGAAATGAAAATTCAAACCCAACACTTGGTGAAAAGGGAGAATTACATGAAGAAAAGGAAGTGCAAATTTCGGTTACTTTTAATAAGCATATAGAATCAAAGTTACTTGCAACGCTTTTTAAGAATCATCCTTACGAGGAAGTTGCTTTTGAGGTCACAACTCTAGATAATTACGATCAACATATTGGCATAGGTATGGTTGGAGATTTAAAAGAAATACAAGATACCATGAAGTTTTTAGACTTTGTAAAGGGTAAAATGAACGTTTCATCAATAAGACATTCAGAAATTTCAAAACAAAGTATTAAAAAAGTAGCTGTACTCGGAGGCTCTGGAAGCTTTGCCATTTCGGCAGCAAAACGAGCAGGAGCTGATGTTTTGATAACTGCCGACTTGAAATACCATGATTTCTTTTCAGCAGAAAACGACATAATTTTAGCAGATATTGGACATTATGAAAGCGAACAGTTCACAAAAAACTTTTTAGTTGACTATCTCTCAAAAAAAATCACTAATTTTGCAGTCGTTTTATCAACGACAAATACAAATCCGGTAAAGTATTTATAA
- the lpxK gene encoding tetraacyldisaccharide 4'-kinase: MKLLRKILFPIVPIYYLVTWLRNTFYDLGWKSSKFYETAVICVGNLSTGGTGKTPTIEYLIRLLSDHYKIATLSRGYKRETNGFIIANDLATAKTIGDEPFQFYNKFGDVIVSVDVNRQNGIEQLIKLKQPDVILLDDAFQHRKVKPGFNILLTAYDNLYCDDIVLPTGNLREPKDGANRANCIVVTKCPVTLSSSEKSTIIKKLNPLSHQQVFFSSISYSETIFNVEDSQSINQLKGRKFTLVTGIANPKPIVDHLKSQFLDFEHLNFKDHHSFSNDEIESLKQREFILTTEKDYVRLKDSFMDQPSKLWYLPITFSIDDFNEFDSQILSFVSAFYL, from the coding sequence ATGAAGCTACTCAGAAAAATACTTTTTCCAATCGTACCTATATATTATCTCGTAACCTGGTTGCGCAATACATTTTATGATTTAGGCTGGAAATCTTCAAAATTTTATGAGACCGCAGTGATATGCGTGGGAAATTTAAGTACAGGTGGTACTGGTAAAACCCCAACTATTGAGTATCTAATAAGGTTATTGAGTGACCACTATAAAATCGCCACTTTGAGTAGAGGTTATAAACGAGAGACAAATGGTTTTATCATAGCAAATGATCTTGCAACAGCAAAAACCATTGGTGATGAGCCATTTCAGTTTTATAATAAATTTGGGGATGTAATCGTGAGTGTTGATGTAAATAGGCAGAATGGGATTGAGCAGCTCATAAAATTAAAGCAACCAGATGTTATTTTACTGGATGATGCATTTCAGCATAGAAAAGTAAAACCAGGGTTTAATATTTTATTGACAGCTTACGATAATCTGTATTGTGATGATATTGTTTTGCCAACTGGTAACCTTAGAGAACCAAAAGATGGAGCAAATCGTGCAAATTGCATTGTGGTAACAAAATGTCCTGTTACTTTATCTTCTTCGGAAAAATCAACTATCATAAAAAAATTGAATCCGTTGAGTCATCAGCAGGTTTTTTTTAGTTCCATTTCTTATTCTGAAACTATTTTTAATGTTGAAGATTCCCAATCGATAAACCAATTAAAAGGCAGAAAATTTACTTTAGTAACAGGTATCGCCAACCCAAAGCCAATTGTAGATCATTTAAAATCTCAATTTTTGGATTTTGAACATCTAAATTTTAAGGATCACCATAGTTTTTCTAATGATGAAATTGAAAGTTTAAAACAAAGGGAATTTATTTTAACTACAGAAAAAGATTATGTAAGGTTGAAAGATAGTTTTATGGACCAACCCTCTAAATTATGGTATTTACCGATTACTTTTAGTATTGATGATTTTAATGAGTTCGATTCTCAAATATTATCATTTGTAAGTGCTTTTTATTTATGA